A single region of the Streptococcus sanguinis genome encodes:
- a CDS encoding Stealth CR1 domain-containing protein, giving the protein MNKIDFVVTWVDGNNPVWQEKKSSYDGSVNTSKQSMNSVKAYREWGTFKYWFRGVEKFAPWVNKVYLVTDQQKPSWLDINSEKLVLVDHTEIICNDYLPVFSANPIESNIHRIPGLSEHFVFFNDDMYLTAPVEPTDFFSEDGLPKYNTALSPIIPERYGTGNFQINDMEIVTSYFSRNEILKNGQFFDPKQGLKSIVKSLLYRNSQFICGFWESHLPYPLLKSTMNLVWEKERAVLERTSASRFRNPSDTNVWLFKYWQIASGQYAVGNPKLGGLFSLDNAGPDFWKILNSGKYQIMCINDGHNVQDEEQVMADFIKAMDQLLPDKSSFEI; this is encoded by the coding sequence ATGAATAAAATAGATTTTGTTGTTACTTGGGTTGATGGGAATAATCCTGTGTGGCAAGAAAAAAAATCAAGCTATGATGGCTCGGTTAATACTTCTAAACAGAGTATGAATTCAGTCAAGGCTTACCGAGAATGGGGGACCTTTAAATATTGGTTTAGAGGAGTTGAAAAATTTGCTCCTTGGGTCAATAAGGTCTACCTCGTGACCGACCAGCAAAAGCCAAGCTGGTTAGATATAAATAGTGAAAAATTGGTGTTGGTAGATCATACAGAGATTATCTGTAATGACTACCTGCCAGTTTTTTCTGCCAATCCTATCGAAAGTAACATCCATCGAATCCCTGGTCTCTCAGAGCATTTTGTTTTTTTTAATGACGATATGTATTTGACAGCTCCAGTCGAGCCGACAGATTTTTTCTCAGAGGATGGTTTACCCAAATATAATACGGCTCTTTCACCGATTATTCCTGAGCGATATGGAACGGGGAATTTTCAGATAAATGACATGGAGATTGTCACTAGCTATTTCAGTCGAAATGAAATTTTGAAGAATGGCCAATTCTTTGATCCAAAGCAGGGATTAAAAAGTATCGTTAAGTCGCTACTATACAGAAATAGTCAGTTTATCTGTGGTTTCTGGGAGAGTCATCTGCCCTATCCTCTACTAAAATCAACGATGAACTTAGTATGGGAAAAGGAAAGAGCTGTCTTGGAAAGAACCTCGGCTAGTCGCTTTAGAAATCCATCTGATACCAATGTTTGGCTCTTTAAGTATTGGCAGATTGCCAGTGGTCAATACGCTGTCGGAAATCCAAAGTTGGGGGGACTCTTTTCTTTGGATAATGCCGGACCAGATTTTTGGAAGATATTAAATTCTGGTAAATACCAAATTATGTGTATTAATGACGGACACAATGTTCAAGATGAGGAACAGGTGATGGCAGACTTTATCAAGGCTATGGACCAACTGCTTCCAGATAAAAGTTCATTTGAGATTTAA